The following are from one region of the Chromobacterium phragmitis genome:
- a CDS encoding phage regulatory CII family protein: MFSEIDVVIYQVVADWKERTGLKLRHLAEELGINPNSLRRKVNRDKVSHCPARFSVAERARLFEVTGDKRLVPYLPHAAANGYAFAEAA, from the coding sequence ATGTTTTCCGAGATCGATGTGGTTATCTACCAAGTCGTTGCCGACTGGAAGGAAAGGACCGGATTGAAACTGAGGCACTTGGCTGAAGAGCTGGGCATCAACCCCAACTCACTGAGGCGGAAGGTCAATCGGGACAAAGTTTCGCACTGTCCGGCGCGATTTTCTGTTGCGGAGCGCGCCAGGCTGTTCGAGGTCACTGGTGACAAGCGCCTGGTCCCATACCTGCCTCACGCTGCCGCCAACGGCTATGCGTTCGCGGAGGCCGCCTGA
- a CDS encoding DNA N-6-adenine-methyltransferase produces the protein MADLSEQVHFSSKTDEWPTPQELFDQLHAEFGFTLDVCATAENAKCERFFTREQDGLAQDWSQDVVWMNPPFGHQIKLWMAKAYRSSIDGALVVCLVPARTDTRWFHRHALKAAEIRALDKRLRFDGAKAKAPFPAVLVVYKPGENGQCKLSAYKVPGAGGRAHEIKGGE, from the coding sequence ATGGCGGATCTGAGCGAGCAGGTGCACTTCAGCAGTAAGACGGACGAGTGGCCGACGCCGCAGGAGCTGTTCGACCAGCTGCACGCGGAGTTTGGGTTCACGCTGGACGTCTGCGCCACGGCGGAGAACGCCAAGTGCGAGCGGTTTTTCACGCGGGAACAGGATGGGCTCGCTCAGGACTGGAGCCAGGACGTCGTCTGGATGAATCCGCCGTTCGGCCACCAAATCAAGCTGTGGATGGCCAAGGCGTACCGATCAAGCATCGACGGCGCGCTGGTGGTCTGCCTGGTGCCGGCGCGGACGGATACCCGCTGGTTCCACCGCCACGCGCTGAAAGCCGCGGAGATCCGCGCGCTGGACAAGCGGCTGCGGTTCGATGGGGCAAAGGCTAAGGCGCCGTTCCCGGCCGTGCTGGTGGTCTACAAGCCAGGCGAGAACGGGCAGTGCAAGTTGAGCGCGTACAAGGTGCCGGGCGCCGGCGGCCGGGCGCACGAGATCAAGGGAGGGGAGTGA